Below is a window of Mycolicibacterium rhodesiae NBB3 DNA.
CGGCCCCGACGGTTACCGGCTCTCGTTCGAACTCGGTACCGCACCGAGTGCAGACGACAACCCAGAGCAGTCAAGGGATTCGGTCACGATCGGCCGCGCCGCAGATAACGACATCGTCGTGCCGGATGTGCTGGCGTCGCGTCACCACGCCAAGCTGGTGACCACCGACGTGGGTGTGCAGTTACAGAACACCGACGGCGCCGGGACCTTCGTCAACGGCCAGAGGGTCGCCCACACGGGCCTGGCCGAAGGCGATGTCGTGACGATCGGCAACGTCGACTTCGAATTCACCGACAACACCCTGGTGCGTCGCACCCGGGCCGCCGCGACGACCGGTGGTCTGGAGGTACGCGATGTCAGCCTCACGGTGGGTGGCGATGTCGTACTGCTGGACAGGATTTCGCTCGACGCCCGCCCGGGTACGTTGACGGCGGTGATTGGCCCGTCCGGTTCCGGTAAGTCCACGCTGTCCCGAGTGATCGTCGGGTCGGCGTTGCCGAGCAGTGGCACCGTGTCATTCGACGACCGAGACCTGCACGCCGGATACGCGTCGTTGCGCAGCCGGATCGGGATGGTGCCGCAGGACGACATCGTCCACGGTCGCCTGACGGTCGCCCAGGCGCTCGAGTTCGCCGCGGAATTGCGGATGTCCGACGACACCAGCGCAAGTGATCGACGCCGGGTGATCGCAGCGATCCTGGACGAACTCGAGCTGACCGACCACTCGGCGACTCGCATCGACAAGTTGTCCGGCGGGCAACGCAAACGTGTCTCTGTCGCTCTGGAGCTGTTGACCGGCCCGTCGCTGCTGGTACTCGACGAGCCGACGACCGGATTGGACCCAGCGCTGGACCGGGCAGTGATGACGATGCTGCGCCGGCTTGCCGACGCCGGCCGAGTGGTCGTGGTGGTGACGCATTCGTTGACGTTCCTCGACGAGTGCGATCAGGTGCTGCTGTTGACGCCCGGTGGTAAGACCGCGTTCTGCGGAGCGCCGGATGAGCTCGCATCGGCGATGGGAGCCACAGACTGGGCGGACATCTTCACGGCCGTGAGCGCCGACCCCGACGGTGTTGCACGCAAATACCTCGAACGCATTGGCGTTTCTCCGAACGCGCCTGAGACGGCGACCGAACCTGCCACCGACCGCCCGGTGCCGACAGTTGAACCGGCGCACATCGGCGTGTGGCGCCAGTTCTCGACGGTCGCGCGCCGTCAGGTGCGGCTGCTCCTGGCCGACCGCGGCTACCTCGCATTCCTCGTGGCGGTGCCGTTCATCATCGGCCTGCTGCCGCTGACCGTTGCCGGCCACGCCGGCTTCGGTCATCCACCGTCGGACGGCTCCGCACCGTTCGAGCCCAAGCACGTCGTCGCGCTGATCAGCTTCGCCGCCATCTTGATGGGAACGACTCTCACCGTGCGGGATCTGGTCGGCGAGCGCACCATCTTTCGCCGCGAGCAGTCGGCGGGATTGTCGGCCTCGGCTTACCTGTTGGCGAAGATCGCGGTGTTCAGCGCCGTTGCCGTGGCCCAGTCGGCGCTGCTGGTCCTGGTCGTCACGGCACCCGGTTTCGGCAAGCCGGGGCCACCGGGGGCGGCCGCACTCGGCATCGGTGCGCTGGAGTTGTTCGTCGACGTGGCGGCGACGTGCGTGGTGGCCGCGGTGCTGGGACTTGCGCTGTCGACGCTGGCGCGGACCAACGATCAGGTCATCGTGC
It encodes the following:
- a CDS encoding ATP-binding cassette domain-containing protein, yielding MVSATTPAITVRSGGWQRTFAPGDDVVIGRDVRADVRIPHERISRSHVILRYVDGEGWVAVDDGSSNGTFFDGRRVQTVEVRDQLTINLGGPDGYRLSFELGTAPSADDNPEQSRDSVTIGRAADNDIVVPDVLASRHHAKLVTTDVGVQLQNTDGAGTFVNGQRVAHTGLAEGDVVTIGNVDFEFTDNTLVRRTRAAATTGGLEVRDVSLTVGGDVVLLDRISLDARPGTLTAVIGPSGSGKSTLSRVIVGSALPSSGTVSFDDRDLHAGYASLRSRIGMVPQDDIVHGRLTVAQALEFAAELRMSDDTSASDRRRVIAAILDELELTDHSATRIDKLSGGQRKRVSVALELLTGPSLLVLDEPTTGLDPALDRAVMTMLRRLADAGRVVVVVTHSLTFLDECDQVLLLTPGGKTAFCGAPDELASAMGATDWADIFTAVSADPDGVARKYLERIGVSPNAPETATEPATDRPVPTVEPAHIGVWRQFSTVARRQVRLLLADRGYLAFLVAVPFIIGLLPLTVAGHAGFGHPPSDGSAPFEPKHVVALISFAAILMGTTLTVRDLVGERTIFRREQSAGLSASAYLLAKIAVFSAVAVAQSALLVLVVTAPGFGKPGPPGAAALGIGALELFVDVAATCVVAAVLGLALSTLARTNDQVIVLLAVALVTQLVFAGGFIPVTGRPLLATIAWIMPGRWGFAATASTADLSNLVVGIAQDTHWQHTASAWFFDIAMLVVLAVAFAGVARWRLRLTAD